The Toxorhynchites rutilus septentrionalis strain SRP chromosome 1, ASM2978413v1, whole genome shotgun sequence genome contains the following window.
AACTGATGAATCACCTGAAAATTGTTTCAGGTTAGGAGTCACTGAAAATAATGCGGAATTTGTTTCAATACCCACCAAGCATTATTACTCCCTTATTCTCAGCAGGTTTGGGATCTCCAATGAAACAACAGTTTTTGAAGAACACATTGCCTTTTTTGACTACTATGCCGTTCCGGACGTTGGTGCAGTCAAACATAACATTCTCGAAGGAATAATCTCCGCTAATCGAGAGCAGTGTGCAATCGTCATCTCTTGAACAGATAACTGTTACATCTTGGGACGTGTTCAGAGCAACTTCCTCGTTAGTTCCTGCGAATCGAATTGAATTGATTGCTCGCATCGATCCTTTGCTACCAAGATCATCAAGAAACTTGACGGCATGTCTTCCAGGCGGTAAGTAAACCTCGTCCCCGCCATTGAAACAGTTGAGAACACTTTGAAGAGAATcgattattcgaactagtttatTCTGAGCAATAAACGACTTCGCTGTATTCAGGTACTCAATTTGTCGATCAATAGTGCCGATCAGTGACACGACGAAAGCTTCCGTTCCTCCATGCTCGCTGGGAACTGATCCTGTGAAGTAACTCTTCGCGTTAGAAAAATGTACTTTCTCGTATACATCCCTCATAGATGGATCAGGATTCTCCAAAATATCGATATCGTTTCTGATCGCATTCATTCGAAGGTGGATCTTGAGTAAATCAGTTGCCAATTCATCCGCATTTTCatcttcttcctcctcttctgaCTCCATCTCGAGCAACTCTCGCTTCTTCTGAAGATAGCGCGCTTCGATCAGCAGAGAGGAAATATGGGAAGCCAAACGATTCGACATGGTTTTATTCTTCAAGTCACAGTAGAACCTAATTCTGTTCTGTAAATGCTTGCTGGCCCAATCAACTCGCGTGTTTTCATCGTCATTGTCCCAAGGAAGCCAAATCTGTTCGTAGAAGAATCTCACCTGATCGATATAATCCGCCGTGCGATCCATGATGAGGTTTTCATCCTTTTGCTCTCTGAGAGGCCACAGTTCTACCAGTGGAACGATTTGTTTCGCCGGGAGATGCACATCATCGTCCTGGACATATTCTACCAAAAATATAGCTTTAAGGTCGTCAAATAAAACCTACAACGGCAATCAAAAGTCAATCTCCTGTACGCATTACCGAAACCACATCGCGCATACTTCTTCGACTGTACCAGTTACGATGGTCGGAAATTTAATGCCCAAGTCCTCACAAATTACTCGTGAGACTCGCCAGAGCGCTTGCCAACCGCAGGGTTCGATGGCCATTTCGAGGCAGAGGGACCACTCCTTGCGCACTTCTGCTGCAGGAATCGATAGGCCGCGGGCGTTGAGCACTTGCATTGCTTCCTGTTGCCGTGCGAGGAGCGACTTCTTGAATTCAAACACTTCCATTGCTCTATCTACGAATCAAATGAATGGATGGTACATCTTCAATCGATTAATCTCACCTACCTTAAGTGATGAAGTGATGATTTCCTAGCAAGTGCTATTTTTCTTCGTGAATTGGTACCGATTTGGAATGTGGTGGAGCTCAATGCGAAAACAGTAACGAGTTTTGTTTGAATCAGGAATCAAAACAAAGGCAGCGCTACCTATATGTCGTTGTATGATAAAGAACCTCTGGTGAATTTTACACACATATGGCGAATAATTTATTTTGGGTAAATCGTGTAGTAATAACATCTCAAGATGCcgcactgagaggaaaatttagtacatatgaccaattttttggtaaatattaccaattggcgatctaacgtacaaatctacacctaggtggcgctgcggtgaaagtgatgatggttttaaattttgccatgtgagcttatggcaggtttgtagttctttccataaattacaatttcataatcataaaagattatttgattgcgatgagtttgtaagaaatttaattctgcgcaattttatatataacatgttatttatttacctctttcagtagtgaaaactataaaaatgttgacaatggttgaattaaagaaggaaattcgagagcacaatcaaacacaagtagaagaatgcacgattcctgcatgtgagaactaccttggaaagcccggaagtaaaatatacgtgttttgtttttgagttttaggttacattagcatcattttcttagttcaaaaacaaaatccagatgtctcaccgatcgtttacgttttgcgttagatcgccaattcgctagtcattttctaccctactaatcattggtacatcctacgaaaaaaaattagtagacACAAATGTCGAACAAAACTATGGTTTGTAAGTCCATTTTTTGCTCAATTTCGGCTTTAGTAATGGCTGATTTGTTGGCCCTCCATTGGTTCAAtataattttgatttcaaatatttttattcttattaatattcttattctattcttatttttataaaatattgaaaagctTTTCGTGCAGGCTTTTAACAAGCGAGTTGGGTATCACAGTACTCAAAAGTGCGCTTTCTCGGACACTTGCGAAATTTTGCTGGATCGCAAATTGCATCAATTTGTtctcatcttcgaagatgattTGACGCCGGAAATTGGCACCACGTCGTGCgtacccacattccgttttgcctgccaagatcgggtcgatgaaatgtcaacaatcgacctcaaatgctgccaccttgcaatcgagttatcgacctttcatatgcattcatcgaacaacttgacgccactttttcgccaacatgtgcaaggcgtcgacctgcttgcagcgctgcttccagcactgcttgctgcttgtttgtattggtttgttattgaaaatgaaaaggaaatacattgatcgattttaatcattttattgaaaacataataaaaaaccatgtataataaacataaggtatataatggaatcggtgcatccgggttgtctggattgacgattcaaatccgactgagtacattgatgaataactccttgcccttgatgacacagatatgtggctgaggaggattcttcaatgtgcgtgaagcacgggatctccgatgggctccgaaattgctcgaaatactgtcgatggccaggtcctgttgctgttgctgttgatgctgttccccggaatagcaccctggacttaaaggatactgctgcgggaaagctgatgctgttggctggtgtgacagaagtggaaataagcaatgtggtgctgagggaaatcatctttctcactcgccgattgattgagtcggatgtattcatagctgaaacaaaataaaatgattagtaagtgaaaagcagaaatgaattccctactcaccagttgtatgatccggataaaaatgcgaaaattaaaatatcatgcgattacgttcgcttacctcgcctattttcattctactatacaacggaatcagtgcattcgggttcctccggggtggtaattcagctgagcaagttgataaatacctccttgtcgttgagttttcgtgtctgaagaggatttttgaatgtgcgcgaagcacggaacctctaatggggaaagttcttcgcaaaccataccatggtcaaattctgctgctgctgctgttgatgctgtcccccggcattgccaacaggggttggaggttactgctgcaggaaaacggatgttgttggctgctgtgatagaagtggaaatccgcactgtggtgatgggagaaatcatctttctcacttaccgattgatggaagcaaacgagtcgaatgtattcatagctgataagacaagataaaataattaataattaaaaagccgaaatatatttcatactcaccagttgtatgatccatttgtttttgtttgagatgacagtttagcggagtggaaaaaagaaccaccagtgatgccatttcgtttgtttaattattcagtattttcgactaacgaactatccgcgttgacgatattggggaataggcatgacagtatggatttgcagaacgaatgaatacacttttaaaatgaaaattatgaatgaacatgatttttccttaatcaaattagtactctatgtaagtgaaaatcaccattgcctgcaagtggtgaaaaaacgtcataaaaaaatatgttttgagataattttatattataatgacaagtttttttgagaatagctgaacgtctatagaaaataattcaaattagggtcatgacaacgtactttaagtaggaaaaattatgccaagaaaaaaatttcataccaaTTTTGGCAAttataaactgattcgggccgactaatatgatagagaatagtttgcctcatacaaactaatgccgtatccagatatcgatacctcatcgtcgtcatcgtgaataggtaacagcgttacggtcgttgttaggtcgatgtttttttcgtcgattggattgtgggacgggtctatggtactaggtgaggccgtttcgtcattaagttggttaggggagcggtatatgaaaacagcacggaagaaagcagaaggggaactATTTCCttaaagcgtgaaagagacagactgatcacgagcaagcttgggcacaagcgtattgtgttttgtttacaaacaaaacacagtagatttccaatatggctgaagagtgattttagcacgttggcccaccttaggatatacttctacgcgccttggctcCGACTACACTGTAACAATGTTTTATATTGAAGGTAGACATAACAGTGGCAACTGTGTTGCCAGCAACATTTTAGCGCTAGCACTTTTACGGGCACGTGACAGCTCTCAATTCTATGTCACggccaaggcgcgtagaagtatgtcctaaggtgggccaacttgctaaaaccactcttcagccatcttagaagtctactgtgttttgtttgtaaacaaaacacaatacgcttgtgtccaagctcactcgtgatcagtctgtctctttcacgcttcaaggaaataattccccttctgctttcttccgtactgtgttcatataccgctcccctacccacttagtgacgaaacggcctcacctagtaccatagacccgtcttgatcacGGCTTTTGCGATCAGTAAcataaggctgatttagacgatgccagtcagcgcgctagttgaagtatccagtgaatagagaacagacactctgttcaagttagaggccaattacttgttcgatactggtacaagtaacttgaacagagtgtctgttctctgttcactggatacttcaactagagcgttgactggcatcgtctaaatcagcctatAGAGACAATCAACGTGATACTATGTTGAATGTTGAATTTGGTGTTGGAAGGATTGAATGTTGTTAAAACAGTTAAGATTTCTGAAGTTTTTCCCATCCAGTTACACAGGAGCTTTTCTTATATTTGCTGATCCAACTTCGCTCAACTTCCTTGCCATCGGTCTAATCCAGTCACCAGCAACGCCATTCTTCGATATCAGGGAGAAAATTACGCTTCAATTCTCACTGTCAGATTCATAAACATATCGACCGGACCCTCAACTTCACCTCAATTTTAAAGAAGTTGTGGCCAAAAATTTTTGAGTAGCAACGAAGTCGGCTAAGATTAAACTCAATTGGAGTACGAGTCTGTCGTGCTAATCATACTGATGATTAGATTTGATCGAATCAAAATGAATACAATATATTATTGAAATAGGGCCGTTAGCCTTTCCTCTTGAATCAATTTCAGTACACACATACTTAACTACGGCTTCTTTCTCGATACAATTCAattgattttgaatatcttGTGGACTCAATCCTTCCAGTACCATGCAATAAAAGCAAGGGTGTGATCTGGTGTACTTAGTAAAAATAGGTGGGGCACCACCACGAAAGGTATAgggaaaacagttttttctaCCTTTTGTATACCTGGACTAATTTAGTCACATATTACCGACTATTCGCCGGACGAAACTCACATTACAGAGAGGTGATCCTTTTATTGCTTTCTTACTTATTACTACTCTTCTCATATTCTGCCTAATCTTTTGGCTACATGTTACCAGCAGGTAGCTATACTCTCGAGGATAGAACGGCAGAGAATTGATCAGCATCAATGATGTTCGTCTTTTAGCTTGAAAACACACAATGAGATATTGATACATTGAGCGTGTTTAATCTTACAGCTAAACACGCTTTGGAAAATACATTTCACTCCAACGTTGTTGCTATGTAACGTGAGGTTGCCTCTGAAAGTATGAATGGTTCGGGGCATTGAAGTATAACAGTCTGTGTGCATATGTATAGTGAaagattttcacaaaaaatcacatattGAATTAAAAATTGTGAGTGAAAAGTGACTTTTCTTTATCAAATAAATATTCTATGTAGCAGAGAAAAACGTTTTCCGTAAGTAGTGGAAATACCTTCGATTAAAATAGCAACTGACAATGATTTCATATGATAAATATTCTATGAATGCTACGTATGTCAAGCATTGAAAGAACATTaagtaattattttcaatctGATTTCTTACAATTTAAAAATGCCTTCAGGCGTGCTAATCTATCGGGTATCATCGGATATCTTGTCTGTTGCACTGTTGACCGCTCTTCGCTTGTGGGATGGGGTGTATTGTGCTGGAATACGTAATGGAACTACTTCTTGACAAAGTACTATACTGAGGTTCAGCAGACGGTTGTTCATCTGCTTGTGAGGCGTGGTGTATAGTCATGCCGTTGCTCCGTGTGGGCGTTCAAAGCTGTCCCACATTGCATATATGTCAAGGACTTAATCTATACAATGATTTCGTAGATTCCGTTCAATAGTGATATACATTAGGATTgagcgatctcggatcgattttcagaagatcgctcttttccattccgatttccgatttttttggatcgatttttttttactcaataaaatcgagaaaaacgattttttttgctttcgattttttcgatcttagatttctatctttttgtagatttgtttttttagtatacatcgatttcaatcacaccaattttttttcaaacacttcGGATCGCATCTTCTATTTTTGCTTTTGATGTGTCattataaatatgaaatttgtattccccgtttaaagaaaagacgacactcctatagaataagcaggtaaattggaaaaatagttttcgaattttcaaggatcgattctttggtaccgacttaatcagtggatcgattccTACGCCGTTCGCCCGATTCTAATATACAtcataggaatcaaatgaagtATGTTGCGAATAGCTTCattgttttataaaaaaaactttatattattatatcaaTAGCTTAACACAAGTAATGCAGATTAATATTATGAACATTTCCTTAAGAACTGCTGGATGTTAAGAGCTAAAGCTTAAAAAGCGTTATTCACATTCAGAAGCGAGTTATGTTTGTGCTCTCAACGCTCGATTTCGAGCTCAATGTTCATATACTGCATCCAGTAATCGCATGGAAATTTCAGCAAATTGTCGAGgatctgaaaataaattaatattggGTAATTTTTCCTAGACATTCACATATTTTTCAACATACGTTAAATTGAATGAGGGTTTCCGCGAAGATGGCGTGCCCATCAAGCTTCTCACTTGAATAACCTACGATTGTGGGCGCGAAAACTCGAGCAAGGTTCTCCCGTGTCATCTTGATTTCTTTACAGCCGATAATTCTCTGGAGATGTAACATTAGAAAGGCTAATGTATCCCGATTGGGCTGAGGTAGCCTTTCAATTGCACTAGATAGTGCCCTCCGCTTCATGCTTATGGGCATCGTTTGAACGGCGTTGGAGAAATCCCTCAAAACAACCAGTGGTATCAGCGGGTCGGACAGCGAACGCAGAAAGTCCTTCACACAGCCACAGAGCACATTTATATCCACAGTGCTTAGGTCGGGTAAGGTTTCGCCGAACAGAAACTGTTCCTTCAGCATGCGAATTCCGAGATCCGAGCCGGGGACCCGATAGATGCCCACCTCGTTCAACCCTCTCATTTCGATCTCGTTGACGCAATGAACAATCAGTGGTGGAATCATTGGGGCAATGGTCGGTGTATAATGAGATAATTCACCTAGTTGATAAGCCCTGTTATACGGAACGCAAAGAGTTGACAATTGTTCCGCGCAACCCGCGTGGACAACCGCTTTGCAGTCTCGGCAGCGCATACCGTGAATATTGAAGCGGAATCTGTCGACAAAAGGTAAATCAAAacaattataattttcaaatcGGATTGATGATATAGTTAAACACTTACCTTTCGTGACAGTTTGCACACGTATTTGGTCTGAAAAATGTTTTCCGCATGAAGTTATGTTTTCTTTCCAAAACAGGACTTATTGTGGCTGATTCAGAATTAGAATCCGTCTGAGCTTGGGTAAATAAGTTTATCAATCGTCTCTTAGGAAGCCTTCGATTGATtctgaataaacgaaaaaaatattttttcaatgaatacaTTGCAGAAGTTGAGTAGAACGTACCTTTCTCTTGAAGACTCTGGCGATTCATCCTCCCTTGAATCAGAATCGCTCGAGAAAACCTCTCGCTTATGTACTGACACAGGTGCAAACATCACTTTTGGGGTTCGTTGTGGTGACACAAATTTATGAGTATTCGATTTCGCTAATATTTGTTCATTGTTCTGTAGATCGCTCGTTGACCCAGATGAGGACCCGGAGTTTCTCATATTGCCGAGATTAACAACTGTAACGACACTTCCCCTGTCTGAATCATTATTGCTGTCCCCATTCATACCAGTCGCAGCACTTATCGCCGCCGATAATCGATTCATTTTAACAGAAAATTCATCCTCCGACTGGGTCAATAAGAAGTCCGACAAAAATGAGCGCGTGGAATTCAGATCGTTGATATCTTGTTGACTATGAGCAGATGAGCGTTGGCTGGGTATAATACTCATAGAAGCTAGTTGCTCCACAATATCACCGTTGATATTAGGATCCTGTTTAACACATGCGCAAAGTGCGGCCAACTTTTTTTCCTGGAACAAATCAGCCCTATACACATTCAGAAACGTGGATCACCTAGCCATACGACTTACCATTGATTTCCGTTTGTATTCCGCATGCTTTCGTGCCTTGCTTTCTTTTTCGTGAAGTTGGCGCACACGAAAAAGATTCATCTCCAGCTTCGACATGCCCCGCGTTGCAGAATCAAGCTCGCGTTGCAGTCGTTGCGCTTCCTGTATCGCCTTGAGCCACTGGCATCTGCACTCGTCTTGTATTtgtaaaaatttccaaaattctgaaaaaataaaaccgtttaatttcGATAGAACCGTTTCTGGGTTTTTTTTAATCGCACCTATCTCAGCCCTGCCACCACGATCTGGGTCGGAGGCGATCGCGTGTTGGGCTTCCGCCCGGATGTTGTTCGGCACTTTCATAATAATTCAATGTTCGCACGAAATCACGAAATCCTTACAATAATGAATTCAGGGAGACCTTCACCGCAGAGTCTGATACCTAGACTGAAGACAGAGTTTGCAAGAGACATTTCGCGCCCCGGGTAGGAGCTGGTAAAAGATGTGAATATGGAATTCATTACCTGCTATCGATAATCCGACCAGAAAAAGTGATTACATACCTGTTTACTGTTGTTTTGAGGAACGGAAAAATTTCACACATAGATGTCGCACAGGTTGTCGTAAGGAATTAGTTCTTCTTTAAAGCTGCTAATATGAGAAGCTTCAGTCAACTGAAATTTGGAGTTCTTTTCCAcaatttatgttgaaaaataggTCACCACTGTTCGTTTATGATTCAAAATATCGAGCGAAACATCTCACGAATGACAGGCCGATCCACGACTCACGAATGATCCACTTTATGTCTTTTTTACCTTGGACCGGGTGTGTTGGTCTGTCAGGCCATGTGTTACTGATAAATAGAAGAATCGACTTAATTGGGTTCCATCCAGATCGATTGGGAAGGTTCATGGGGTTTTAACTCCATAATATACTACGCGTACTACCATGACATGGAGCCAAGAATATTCGATGCAACCGTCGAACCGGAACCATATGCCATGTGCCTTTTTTGTAGGAACAACTGCAGAAGTCAGCGaaccttttttttctcaaactaAGTGTCCAATGCATTGATAAATTATTGCTTCAGTTTATTCGCTTTCAACGAAGTTTAGACGAATTCCGCACCGATATCATAAGACAGTGCCCCAAATGTAGTTGATCTTGAAAATTTCCGTTGCGTTGGAAAATATTAACACAATGACGTTCCTCCCAAAAGCATGGACTAATCTGCAATTCAAATGCGAGTAAACATAGTTCTCTAATTCGAATTGATCGATTGGTGGCCCAAAAACTGGCTACGCTGCAGCATCATTCATGGCATCGGTGACGATTACCGTGGGTAAAACAAGTATAAACAACTACTCGAGAAGGTAGTCCAAAATCCTCAAATTTCGTATCGAGAATATGCAACCACAAAACCCAACTCGCCGTTGTGCGGTTGTGTGTTTTACGCGCGATCAGCTAATTAAGCGGTTCGGTAGAACCTGCCGAACATGATGATCATCTGCTGGGTTGATTAATACACGATGATGATTCCGTTTTGGCGTCTGGTTTTTGTGTGCGTATTCTCCACTGGCAAAATGCTCGGAGATATTTGTTTTGAGCTCTGGGATTCCCTCTCAGTGTTAACGTTTTCGACGACGCGATCAACCATTCCCGCAGCAATTAGTTGTATTGAGTGCGCGGTGGCAACAGGAGTGATCGCACAGTTTCCCATCGTATATCGTTTACGCATTGTTTGCGGAGAAACATTATTTAGAACCGGAGTCGTTTGATATCATATATGAAGATCATTTGTGCGAAACAATGAAATTCACCGAAAGAAGAACATACGTTTCGGTATTGCTTTTGGTGCAGTTTGGACTGACGATTGTGAATGCCCGTAAGTTTTAGGAAGGtggaaaagaaataaaaaaagcatCACAAGACCAGAGGTTATCAGTAGTACTTGCTTCTCAATCTAATACATGCGAACAGGTTTTCCCGAAAGCATCACTTTTATACAGCTGTATTCCAAACATTTCCGCTCGGTTAGTCAATCCATGTCCTTTCGTAAAAAAAACAGCTAGCCTACGAAGACGTATCTTTGGGGGTGCAATTCTGTTCTTGTTCGCCGCACTCAGAAAACCAGAATATCTTGTTTTACTAGTAAATTAGCGAATTATTGCAgcaaacaaaaatgattcatcaGTTTCGCGATCATGGATCACACACACATTGTTTAGGGTAGATATCTGAATGATGTGCTTTTTCAGAACAGCCGTGTACATCGTTTGATGGAAAAGCCGGCAGCTGTATGCTCTTGCGTTCCTGTAATAGTCTTTATACGCTGATCAGAAAAACACCGTTACTACCGGAGGATCGTTCTGTACTGAGCCGAAGCCAATGCGGGTGGTCCACGGCTGAGAACCATCCGCTGGTCTGCTG
Protein-coding sequences here:
- the LOC129762805 gene encoding protein nessun dorma-like, whose protein sequence is MEVFEFKKSLLARQQEAMQVLNARGLSIPAAEVRKEWSLCLEMAIEPCGWQALWRVSRVICEDLGIKFPTIVTGTVEEVLFDDLKAIFLVEYVQDDDVHLPAKQIVPLVELWPLREQKDENLIMDRTADYIDQVRFFYEQIWLPWDNDDENTRVDWASKHLQNRIRFYCDLKNKTMSNRLASHISSLLIEARYLQKKRELLEMESEEEEEDENADELATDLLKIHLRMNAIRNDIDILENPDPSMRDVYEKVHFSNAKSYFTGSVPSEHGGTEAFVVSLIGTIDRQIEYLNTAKSFIAQNKLVRIIDSLQSVLNCFNGGDEVYLPPGRHAVKFLDDLGSKGSMRAINSIRFAGTNEEVALNTSQDVTVICSRDDDCTLLSISGDYSFENVMFDCTNVRNGIVVKKGNVFFKNCCFIGDPKPAENKGVIMLGDSSVAFENCLVKNFSTGIYTNQICKIKLSHTVIKNCTNGIEAVQYCRISIDSSKITDCKNYGVMLEIDEHINESRQYFEDYNNIERSELTFQGTCAFTHNEKGNFLIFNGYDEDIFFDASGNKQSLEWERF
- the LOC129762606 gene encoding rac GTPase-activating protein 1-like codes for the protein MKVPNNIRAEAQHAIASDPDRGGRAEIEFWKFLQIQDECRCQWLKAIQEAQRLQRELDSATRGMSKLEMNLFRVRQLHEKESKARKHAEYKRKSMEKKLAALCACVKQDPNINGDIVEQLASMSIIPSQRSSAHSQQDINDLNSTRSFLSDFLLTQSEDEFSVKMNRLSAAISAATGMNGDSNNDSDRGSVVTVVNLGNMRNSGSSSGSTSDLQNNEQILAKSNTHKFVSPQRTPKVMFAPVSVHKREVFSSDSDSREDESPESSRERINRRLPKRRLINLFTQAQTDSNSESATISPVLERKHNFMRKTFFRPNTCANCHERFRFNIHGMRCRDCKAVVHAGCAEQLSTLCVPYNRAYQLGELSHYTPTIAPMIPPLIVHCVNEIEMRGLNEVGIYRVPGSDLGIRMLKEQFLFGETLPDLSTVDINVLCGCVKDFLRSLSDPLIPLVVLRDFSNAVQTMPISMKRRALSSAIERLPQPNRDTLAFLMLHLQRIIGCKEIKMTRENLARVFAPTIVGYSSEKLDGHAIFAETLIQFNILDNLLKFPCDYWMQYMNIELEIER